One region of Niallia sp. Man26 genomic DNA includes:
- a CDS encoding sugar ABC transporter permease has translation MKKRQLSENLAGYAFISPFIIGFMAFTIIPMAVSLYLSFTSYDLFSTPVWVGLDNFKEMFTGDDKFWQSLKVTFTYVFAGVPLRLIFALIVAMLLNKASRAVGLYRTLFYLPSIIGGSVAVAIMWRNIFGNEGTLNALLFFFGIDKKILWYQDPTKALWTLIFLAIWQFGSSMLIFLAGLKNIPPSYHEAANVDGANRFQVFFKITLPLLSPIIFFNLVMQTISAFMTFTPAYIITKGEGGPLDGTLLYSLYIFQKAFNFFQMGYASAMAWVLLVIVGILTLILFKTSKFWVHYESKED, from the coding sequence ATGAAAAAGCGGCAGTTAAGTGAAAATTTAGCAGGCTATGCATTTATATCCCCATTCATCATCGGTTTTATGGCATTTACCATCATCCCAATGGCCGTTTCCTTGTACTTATCCTTTACAAGCTACGATTTATTTTCCACCCCTGTGTGGGTTGGTCTCGATAATTTCAAGGAAATGTTCACAGGTGATGATAAGTTTTGGCAATCGTTGAAGGTAACCTTTACGTATGTGTTTGCAGGAGTACCGCTCAGACTGATATTCGCGTTAATTGTGGCAATGCTTTTGAATAAAGCATCCAGAGCAGTCGGTCTGTACCGAACATTGTTCTACTTGCCTTCCATCATTGGCGGAAGCGTTGCTGTAGCAATCATGTGGAGAAATATTTTCGGCAATGAAGGTACATTGAATGCCTTGTTGTTTTTCTTTGGAATCGATAAAAAAATCCTTTGGTATCAAGATCCGACTAAAGCGTTATGGACATTGATTTTTCTTGCGATCTGGCAATTCGGCTCATCCATGCTGATATTTTTGGCAGGCTTGAAAAATATACCGCCTTCCTACCATGAAGCAGCGAATGTTGACGGCGCCAACAGATTTCAAGTTTTCTTTAAAATCACCTTGCCGCTGTTAAGTCCGATAATATTCTTTAACCTAGTAATGCAGACTATTTCAGCCTTTATGACATTCACCCCAGCGTATATTATCACAAAAGGGGAAGGCGGACCGCTTGATGGCACGCTTCTGTATTCCCTGTATATATTCCAAAAAGCGTTCAATTTCTTCCAGATGGGCTATGCCTCTGCCATGGCATGGGTGCTTCTCGTTATTGTCGGTATTTTGACGCTGATCTTATTCAAAACGTCTAAATTTTGGGTTCATTACGAATCGAAGGAGGATTGA
- a CDS encoding carbohydrate ABC transporter permease, with protein MPNTGVSYKNPRLKAKKWIYHLVTGGFALVMLYPIIWLLMSSFKESSQVFITAHSLIPKPFILSNYAAGWEGIAGQSFGVFIKNSLVIVVLSTIGAVASSALIAYGFARIQFKWKAFWFACMMVTMMLPHEIIMIPQYIIFAKLGWLNSIKPIVVPQYFGHAFFIFLMVQFIRNIPMELDEAARIDGCGRFSIFYRIILPLITPALATAGIFSFYWKWEDLINPVLYLNSPEKYPVSLALKLFLDSETASNWGGMFAMSVVSLLPVVLIFFLFQKYIVEGISTSGLK; from the coding sequence ATGCCAAATACGGGTGTATCATATAAAAATCCTCGTTTGAAGGCAAAAAAGTGGATTTACCATCTTGTAACAGGCGGATTCGCCTTGGTGATGCTATATCCGATTATCTGGCTGTTAATGAGCTCCTTTAAAGAAAGCTCACAAGTGTTCATCACCGCCCATTCTCTGATACCAAAACCGTTTATTTTAAGCAATTACGCAGCAGGTTGGGAAGGGATTGCCGGACAGTCTTTTGGCGTATTTATTAAAAACTCCCTTGTGATTGTTGTATTATCTACAATCGGAGCGGTTGCATCATCCGCATTGATAGCCTACGGTTTTGCCAGAATTCAATTTAAATGGAAGGCATTTTGGTTTGCTTGCATGATGGTAACGATGATGCTTCCACACGAAATTATCATGATTCCGCAATATATTATTTTTGCGAAGTTAGGCTGGCTCAATTCTATTAAGCCGATTGTTGTTCCTCAGTATTTCGGGCATGCATTCTTTATCTTCTTAATGGTGCAGTTTATCCGCAATATCCCGATGGAGCTTGATGAAGCTGCAAGAATCGATGGCTGCGGAAGATTCAGCATTTTCTACCGCATTATTTTGCCGTTAATCACACCAGCTCTGGCGACTGCAGGTATCTTCTCTTTTTACTGGAAATGGGAAGACTTAATCAATCCTGTTCTGTATTTAAACAGTCCAGAGAAATATCCTGTGTCACTTGCCTTAAAGCTTTTCCTAGATTCGGAAACAGCCTCCAACTGGGGCGGAATGTTTGCTATGAGTGTTGTGTCCCTGCTGCCTGTAGTACTTATTTTCTTCTTGTTCCAAAAGTATATTGTTGAAGGTATCAGCACAAGCGGATTGAAATAA
- a CDS encoding glycoside hydrolase family 88 protein — protein MPALVFDESSILDAIDAVVNKTFQMDFNWDWPGGVAFYGVAEAYEVTGKEEYLHLLKNWMDERLEDGLPRLSVNGVSMGHALLSLYAGTNDQRYLDTAIQLAEYLRNDAERFGDGILQHTVNSTTYVFHEQAWVDTMMMAGLFLLRIGKLTENKEYFEDGLKQFHGHEELLQDPVTDLYYHGWDNMAKNHMSSIYWGRGNGWAALTMARALELIDVTHPSFMIIDGSLRDQLSALARLQDDQSGLWHTVLTDSTSYLEVSGSCGIAAALLSRGSLYNKYTQKSIASILEHITEDGKVMNVSAGTAVMDDIDGYKGVPFKRIHGWGQGLALVYLSQLIRSTNRVYA, from the coding sequence ATGCCAGCACTTGTTTTTGATGAAAGCAGCATTCTTGATGCGATAGATGCTGTAGTGAATAAGACGTTTCAAATGGACTTTAATTGGGATTGGCCTGGAGGAGTTGCCTTTTATGGAGTGGCCGAAGCATATGAGGTAACTGGCAAGGAGGAATATCTTCATTTATTGAAAAACTGGATGGACGAAAGATTAGAGGATGGATTACCTAGGCTGTCTGTTAACGGTGTTTCCATGGGTCATGCTCTGCTGAGCTTATATGCCGGCACAAATGATCAACGCTATTTAGACACAGCGATCCAACTAGCAGAATACTTGAGGAATGACGCGGAGCGCTTCGGTGACGGAATTCTCCAGCATACTGTGAATTCGACTACGTATGTGTTCCATGAACAAGCATGGGTCGATACGATGATGATGGCTGGACTTTTCCTGCTGCGGATTGGCAAGCTAACAGAAAACAAGGAATATTTCGAGGATGGCCTTAAGCAGTTTCATGGTCATGAAGAACTGCTTCAAGATCCAGTTACTGATCTTTATTACCATGGTTGGGATAATATGGCGAAAAACCATATGTCCAGTATTTATTGGGGCCGAGGTAATGGCTGGGCCGCTCTGACGATGGCTAGAGCGCTTGAACTAATTGATGTGACACATCCATCCTTTATGATCATTGACGGCTCTTTAAGGGATCAGCTGAGTGCGTTAGCAAGACTGCAGGATGATCAATCAGGTTTGTGGCACACCGTTTTGACAGACAGCACCTCTTATTTAGAAGTGTCAGGCAGCTGTGGTATTGCAGCAGCGCTTTTGTCACGAGGGTCTCTTTATAACAAATACACACAGAAATCAATTGCATCCATCCTAGAACACATAACAGAAGACGGAAAGGTAATGAATGTCTCTGCAGGAACTGCTGTTATGGATGATATAGACGGCTACAAAGGAGTACCGTTCAAACGGATCCATGGCTGGGGACAAGGCCTTGCACTTGTGTACCTTTCCCAGTTAATAAGAAGCACGAATCGTGTTTACGCATAA
- a CDS encoding rhamnogalacturonan acetylesterase — protein sequence MKDKSIRLFIAGDSTAATCPAFEAPMAGWGQMLQDFFTEEIEVCNEAMGGRSSNSFIEEGRLLSIQDRIQPGDYLFIQFGHNDQKSYGTEPYTSYQACLAEYAALAHTKNAFPVFLTSVNRRKFSEDGTLLDTLGDYPDAMRQLAKRLAVPLIDMHVKTKGLYESLGPEASKELFVWLTAGEHPNYPSGLQDDTHFHSSGAVEICRLLIEGIMELPLELKNFIKKTEIRLER from the coding sequence GTGAAGGATAAGAGTATCCGCTTGTTTATAGCAGGTGACTCAACAGCAGCCACCTGTCCAGCATTTGAAGCCCCGATGGCAGGCTGGGGACAAATGCTGCAGGATTTTTTTACAGAGGAAATCGAAGTCTGCAATGAAGCGATGGGTGGCAGAAGCTCTAACAGCTTCATAGAGGAAGGCAGGCTTCTTTCGATTCAAGACAGAATCCAGCCTGGTGATTACTTATTTATTCAGTTCGGCCATAATGATCAAAAGTCATATGGAACCGAGCCATATACCTCTTATCAGGCTTGTCTGGCCGAATATGCGGCCTTGGCACATACGAAGAACGCGTTTCCGGTGTTTTTAACATCTGTAAACAGACGGAAGTTCAGCGAAGATGGAACACTGCTTGATACGCTGGGGGATTATCCAGACGCTATGCGGCAATTGGCGAAAAGATTAGCGGTTCCTTTGATTGATATGCATGTTAAAACGAAAGGACTGTATGAATCTCTCGGTCCAGAAGCGTCAAAGGAACTATTTGTCTGGCTGACTGCAGGCGAGCATCCAAATTATCCAAGCGGGTTGCAAGATGACACGCATTTTCACTCGTCAGGTGCTGTGGAAATATGCAGACTCCTTATAGAGGGTATCATGGAATTACCGCTGGAGCTAAAAAACTTCATTAAAAAGACGGAGATTAGATTGGAGAGATAG